The Arachis duranensis cultivar V14167 chromosome 2, aradu.V14167.gnm2.J7QH, whole genome shotgun sequence genome has a window encoding:
- the LOC107475921 gene encoding cysteine-tryptophan domain-containing zinc finger protein 3, with protein sequence MEESELEEGEACSFQNHEEDLDDASIDPDVDLSYIDAKLQDVLGHFQKDFEGGVCAENLGAKFGGYGSFLPSSQRSPGWGHPRTPSKAHSQNTSKSSPKLQPEGGQGDAVQFSNGNQSLRPGPGSAGYSRLPAVKAPSVNDAITQENGMTTAGAEVFTSNDALTQENGSLSIKPRSTSDRKTLKFRIKMGADNLPTRRNAAIYSGLGLDVSPSSSLDDSPSESEGISHERQDAPFESPSCILKIMTDLPMLLSPLTDDLIQLIERETCARESTPVPVYINKPESSGMLPQESNTLRGKGNKKSSGRKKIKSLDGYESSMDMKSDSKKNVLSRKEQGINAVNTEERLSKTPKLPLLSSSYSLRDDSVKAVEVNKGIMREKTFSDHGQKGLVESTSTENGYVERIKGGSGDPAQRSLVEPTTSEVNGKTKGGLGRKFVGEKVSLNDSLACTEKDNPGRVKICDSVWGEPNTPKNSKGSHGTVTAVIQKQKLKSGTSLVPKVKKSFDGSSMSKNETEEARVQKGPGKARDTYRDFFGELDEEEDRMASPETSYGGKLKETEAVKRRTPEITRGIKERLGGAEKVDKSLISDEDPKRATNVQYTNVNGAAADIGKGDPASLAPVVMEDNWVQCDRCHKWRLLPAGTNPDSLPEKWLCSMLDWLPDMNRCNVSEDDTTKALITLYQVPPHNGQSNVQNVPASVMVAGIVPTTQQNNDLFAMPGGKKKPMKKTLNSANKDGSSQFSSSMKKSLPSSVKSRSLNDVNKSPALSNPDVLVKKHKTKQRMLEQDPDGGDTKNVKAKIRKDTDQDSSRPYKKSKIDGNDEEWMPQNGPARKGGYSSNSNVPTTSVGKDPLRPKDRSSSRDSKYNGNDKLLPSAEIAKDKGQGSMDEGSLNFGNYDSNGALKKRKLKEYQDAQLQESHVEFSDSRREKKPRNSKSEGRESSSSKGSGRTDKKGSHTKNHKFRQNPGSAPSQRSVGGMESSKVDLGPLRASAAATTSSSSKVSGSHQTKASFQELKGSPVESVSSSPMRILNTDKFTNRELTVKDGFHDAAAVVSATEQVKDRCHGEDSTGVYHANVTHPRKIGKGSLLKDNGGSYKSESIAEKFKSSIQLQDESPPSEAKQRKEGNAKLQENVGSKLDKSENILVGKKDYTENDIRKIQNGLNKEHNFQEVRTNGICKQEALPATSQSQLTECDIERSSKRPLSERNDKGVIGKGKLSLPPSGDVAGDLPQVDDELKLQKKQIRKGEYQNGTQQVNSRHPTINGHKSRELDNPTPNRRDSNSHSASNALKEAKDLKHLADRLKNLESTLESTGIYLRAALKFLHGASLLESSNNDSNKNEMIQYIHIYSTTAKLCEFCAHEYEKLKDMAGAALAYKCMEVAYMRVVYSSSTNASRDRHELQTAMQMVPLGESPSSSASDVDNVNNSITADKVALCKITSSPQVAGTHVIAARNRPNMARLLNYVQDMNSAMEASRRSQSAFAAANSNLGEGKYAEGLSSIKKALDFSFQDIEGLLQLVRLAMEAIAR encoded by the exons ATGGAGGAGTCTGAACTTGAAGAGGGAGAGGCATGCTCATTCCAGAACCACGAGGAGGATCTTGATGATGCTAGCATCGATCCTGATGTTGATCTCTCTTACATT gaTGCAAAACTTCAAGATGTTCTGGGACACTTTCAGAAGGATTTTGAGGGTGGGGTGTGTGCAGAGAATCTTG GGGCTAAATTTGGTGGTTATGGATCATTTTTACCTTCCAGTCAGCGGTCTCCTGGATGGGGTCATCCAAGGACTCCATCAAAAGCTCATAGTCAAAATACATCGAAATCTTCCCCTAAGTTGCAACCAGAG GGTGGGCAAGGGGATGCTGTACAATTTTCAAATGGAAATCAGTCATTGAGACCTGGCCCAGGTTCTGCTGGCTACTCAAGGCTGCCTGCTGTTAAGGCACCTTCTGTTAATGATGCTATCACTCAAGAAAATGGCATGACAACTGCTGGTGCTGAGGTGTTCACTTCTAATGACGCTCTCACGCAAGAAAATGGTTCTCTAAGCATAAAGCCTAGAAGCACATCAGACCGGAAGACACTGAAATTTCGAATCAAGATGGGTGCTGACAATTTACCAACACGGAGAAATGCTGCTATCTATAGTGGACTTGGTCTTGATGTGTCTCCATCATCATCACTTGATGACAGCCCCTCAGAAAGTGAAGGAATTTCTCATGAGCGTCAAgatgctccttttgaatctccaTCTTGTATCCTTAAG ATTATGACGGACCTCCCTATGCTGCTGTCGCCTCTAACTGATGATCTCATTCAGTTAATAGAAAGGGAAACATGTGCCAGAGAGAGCACACCTGTCCCTGTTTATATTAATAAGCCAGAAAGTTCTGGGATGTTACCGCAAGAATCTAACACTCTAAGAGGCAAAGGCAACAAAAAATCGTCAGGAAGGAAGAAAATTAAGTCTCTAGACGGTTATGAGTCCTCAATGGACATGAAGAGCGACAGTAAGAAGAATGTTCTATCACGGAAGGAACAGGGTATAAATGCAGTGAATACTGAGGAGCGGCTTTCGAAAACCCCGAAGCTTCCACTTCTATCCAGTTCATATTCTTTGCGTGATGATTCAGTAAAGGCTGTGGAAGTTAACAAGGGTATAATGAGGGAGAAGACATTTTCTGATCATGGACAAAAGGGTTTAGTGGAGTCAACATCTACCGAAAATGGTTATGTTGAAAGAATAAAGGGAGGTTCAGGTGATCCAGCACAAAGGAGCCTGGTGGAGCCAACAACTTCTGAAGTGAATGGTAAGACAAAGGGAGGTTTAGGGAGGAAATTTGTGGGAGAGAAGGTTTCTCTAAATGATTCATTGGCTTGTACAGAAAAAGACAATCCTGGGAGAGTTAAAATTTGTGATTCAGTGTGGGGTGAGCCAAATACTCCTAAGAATTCAAAAGGAAGCCATGGCACTGTCACTGCTGTGATACAAAAGCAGAAGTTAAAGTCTGGCACCTCTTTGGTGCCTAAAGTAAAGAAGAGTTTTGATGGTAGTTCGATGTCAAAAAATGAAACTGAAGAGGCCAGGGTACAAAAAGGCCCTGGAAAGGCTAGAGATACATACAGAGACTTCTTTGGGGAACTAGATGAAGAGGAGGACAGAATGGCCTCGCCAGAAACCTCATATGGGGGTAAACTGAAGGAAACCGAGGCTGTCAAGAGGCGCACACCTGAAATTACTCGTGGAATAAAGGAGAGATTAGGTGGTGCTGAGAAGGTTGATAAGTCATTAATATCTGATGAAGATCCTAAAAGAGCCACAAATGTCCAGTACACTAATGTGAATGGTGCTGCGGCGGATATTGGAAAAGGAGATCCTGCATCACTGGCTCCAGTTGTGATGGAAGATAATTGGGTGCAGTGTGACCGGTGTCATAAGTGGCGCCTTCTTCCAGCCGGCACTAATCCTGATAGCCTGCCTGAAAAGTGGTTGTGTAGTATGCTTGATTGGCT GCCTGATATGAATCGCTGTAATGTTAGTGAGGACGATACCACAAAAGCCCTTATTACATTATATCAAGTGCCTCCTCATAATGGTCAAAGCAACGTGCAAAATGTCCCTGCAAGTGTTATGGTAGCAGGAATTGTACCAACTACCCAGCAAAACAATGATCTGTTTGCAATGCCTGGAGGGAAGAAAAAACCTATGAAAAAGACATTGAACTCTGCCAATAAAGATGGCTCTTCTCAATTTTCATCTTCTATGAAGAAAAGCTTGCCCTCATCAGTGAAAAGTAGGAGCTTAAATGATGTAAATAAATCTCCTGCTTTGAGTAACCCTGATGTTTTGGTGAAGAAACACAAAACTAAGCAGCGAATGCTGGAGCAGGATCCTGATGGAG GTGATACAAAGAATGTGAAAGCAAAAATCAGGAAGGACACTGATCAAGATAGTTCTAGACCATACAAGAAAAGTAAGATCGATGGTAATGATGAAGAGTGGATGCCGCAGAATGGGCCTGCTAGGAAGGGGGGATACAGCTCGAATAGTAATGTTCCAACTACTTCAGTTGGCAAAGATCCACTTAGACCAAAAGATCGCTCCTCTTCAAGGGACTCTAAATACAATGGTAATGACAAGCTACTGCCTTCAGCTGAGATAGCAAAAGATAAGGGTCAGGGTTCCATGGATGAGGGATCCCTGAATTTTGGGAATTATGATTCCAATGGTGCTCTTAAAAAGAGGAAACTGAAGGAATATCAGGATGCTCAATTACAGGAGAGTCATGTGGAGTTTAGTGACTCTCGGAGGGAAAAGAAgccaagaaattcaaaatctgaAGGTAGAGAATCAAGTTCCAGTAAAGGAAGTGGCAGGACAGACAAAAAAGGTAGTCATACTAAGAACCACAAATTCAGGCAAAATCCAGGGAGTGCGCCATCACAACGGAGTGTGGGTGGTATGGAGAGTTCAAAGGTAGATTTGGGGCCTCTGAGGGCTTCTGCTGCTGCCACTACTTCAAGCTCGTCAAAGGTTTCTGGCTCACATCAAACCAAAGCTAGCTTCCAGGAATTGAAAGGCTCGCCAGTGGAATCAGTTTCTTCATCACCTATGAGAATTTTAAATACAGATAAATTTACAAATAGGGAACTGACGGTGAAAGATGGATTTCATGATGCTGCTGCTGTGGTTAGTGCAACTGAGCAAGTTAAAGATCGATGTCATGGTGAAGACAGCACCGGCGTTTATCATGCTAATGTGACTCATCCAAGGAAGATTGGCAAAGGATCACTTTTGAAGGATAATGGTGGCAGCTATAAGTCTGAGTCTATTGCTGAAAAGTTCAAAAGTTCTATCCAACTGCAAGATGAATCTCCTCCATCAGAGGCAAAACAGCGTAAGGAAGGCAATGCAAAGCTGCAAGAGAATGTTGGGTCAAAGCTTGACAAAAGCGAGAATATACTTGTTGGGAAGAAAGATTATACAGAAAATGATATTAGGAAAATACAGAATGGATTAAATAAAGAGCACAACTTTCAAGAAGTCCGTACAAATGGCATTTGCAAGCAGGAGGCATTGCCTGCTACTAGTCAGAGCCAGTTGACAGAATGTGATATTGAAAGATCTTCAAAAAGGCCTCTTTCAGAAAGAAATGACAAAGGAGTAATTGGAAAAGGTAAGTTGTCATTGCCACCCTCTGGAGATGTAGCAGGTGATCTTCCCCAAGTAGATGATGAATTGAAGTTGCAAAAGAAACAAATTCGAAAGGGTGAATATCAAAATGGAACACAGCAAGTTAATTCCAGACATCCCACGATTAATGGACACAAATCCAGGGAGCTTGACAACCCTACTCCAAACAGAAGAGATTCTAATAGCCATTCGGCTAGCAATGCTTTGAAAGAAGCTAAAGACTTAAAGCATCTGGCTGATCGTCTTAAG AATTTAGAATCCACTCTCGAGAGCACGGGGATTTACTTACGAGCTGCACTGAAGTTTCTTCATGGAGCCTCTCTATTAGAATCTAGCAACAATGATAGTAACAAGAATGAGATGATTCAGTATATCCATATTTATAGTACCACAGCAAAATTGTGCGA GTTTTGTGCCCATGAATATGAGAAATTGAAAGACATGGCTGGAGCTGCTCTGGCTTACAAATGCATGGAGGTGGCATATATGAGGGTTGTATATTCCTCAAGCACTAATGCAAGCAGAGATCGGCATGAGCTGCAGACAGCTATGCAAATGGTTCCTCTTG GTGAGTCACCTTCATCGTCTGCATCTGATGTTGATAATGTTAACAACTCTATAACAGCAGACAAGGTTGCCTTGTGCAAGATTACCAGCTCCCCCCAAGTTGCTGGAACCCATGTTATTGCTGCCAGAAATCGTCCTAATATGGCGCGACTGCTCAATTAT GTTCAGGATATGAATTCTGCTATGGAAGCCTCAAGGAGATCACAGAGTGCTTTTGCAGCTGCTAATTCAAACCTTGGTGAGGGTAAGTATGCAGAGGGTTTGTCATCCATCAAGAAGGCTCTTGACTTTAGCTTTCAGGATATAGAAGGTTTACTGCAATTGGTTCGACTTGCTATGGAGGCGATAGCTCGGTGA